One stretch of Clavibacter michiganensis DNA includes these proteins:
- a CDS encoding DUF58 domain-containing protein: MSAVGTRGAAAAPDPAAVVPAAEPGAVPTAEAVPSRNALARLVAVVTPLGRVVALAAVVAGAAGYALGWRELVAVAWTGAALWIIALLHLVGSSGVEVSLRLPRDRVVAGERAPATVAVRNPLRRRAVGLTVEVPVGSGLAEVHVPSLAHGHTHEDVFVVPTSRRGVIALGPARIVRGDPIGLVRRESAEAAATRLLVHPRTLAMPSTSTGFVRDLEGRATRDLTDSDVSFQSLREYVPGDPVRHIHWRSTAKTGVHMVRRFEETRRSHIMVALSLHAGDYGDGVPGPVADAAGGAAGIPAGGTTVVAGSAAGAPAGSTADAEFELAVSVVGSLGARAIVDARTVQVVASADRAAGRARARRLPTVPTLPGLARTAARSGPPGSRSAPLRRLATVTRDRLLDDLAEIGASDRAASLVELARAAADEVAGVSVVFLVCGTGAAPAAIRAAAVGFPPGVQVVAVVCDPEVEPGLRRLGDLSVLTIGYLDDLRGALQRSAS, encoded by the coding sequence ATGAGCGCGGTCGGGACGCGCGGCGCCGCCGCCGCCCCGGATCCCGCCGCGGTCGTGCCCGCCGCCGAGCCCGGCGCGGTCCCGACGGCCGAGGCCGTCCCGTCCCGGAACGCGCTCGCGCGCCTCGTCGCGGTCGTCACGCCGCTCGGTCGCGTCGTGGCGCTGGCCGCGGTCGTCGCGGGTGCCGCCGGCTACGCGCTCGGCTGGCGCGAGCTCGTCGCGGTCGCGTGGACCGGCGCCGCCCTGTGGATCATCGCGCTGCTGCACCTCGTCGGGTCGTCGGGCGTCGAGGTGTCGCTGCGCCTCCCGCGCGACCGCGTGGTCGCGGGGGAGCGCGCGCCCGCGACCGTCGCCGTGCGGAACCCGCTGCGCCGCCGGGCCGTGGGGCTCACGGTGGAGGTGCCCGTCGGATCCGGTCTCGCCGAGGTCCACGTGCCCTCCCTCGCGCACGGCCATACCCACGAGGACGTGTTCGTCGTGCCCACCTCGCGTCGCGGCGTGATCGCGCTCGGCCCCGCCCGCATCGTCCGCGGCGACCCGATCGGCCTCGTGCGCCGCGAGTCCGCCGAGGCCGCCGCGACCCGGCTCCTCGTGCACCCGCGCACGCTCGCGATGCCCAGCACGAGCACGGGCTTCGTCCGCGACCTCGAGGGCCGGGCCACCCGCGACCTCACCGACAGCGACGTGTCGTTCCAGTCGCTCCGCGAGTACGTGCCGGGCGATCCCGTGCGGCACATCCACTGGCGCTCGACCGCGAAGACCGGCGTGCACATGGTGCGGCGGTTCGAGGAGACGCGGCGCAGCCACATCATGGTCGCGCTGTCGCTGCACGCGGGGGACTACGGGGACGGCGTCCCCGGCCCGGTCGCGGACGCGGCGGGCGGCGCCGCGGGCATCCCCGCGGGCGGCACCACGGTCGTGGCCGGATCCGCGGCGGGCGCGCCCGCCGGATCCACCGCCGACGCCGAGTTCGAGCTGGCCGTGAGCGTCGTCGGATCCCTGGGCGCGCGCGCCATCGTCGACGCGCGCACCGTCCAGGTCGTCGCGAGCGCCGACCGCGCCGCCGGCCGCGCCCGGGCCCGCCGCCTGCCGACCGTGCCCACGCTGCCTGGCCTCGCCCGCACCGCGGCGCGCTCCGGCCCGCCCGGATCCCGCTCCGCGCCCCTCCGCCGCCTCGCCACCGTCACGCGCGACCGGCTGCTCGACGACCTCGCCGAGATCGGCGCGTCCGACCGCGCGGCGTCCCTCGTCGAGCTGGCCCGGGCCGCGGCCGACGAGGTCGCGGGCGTGTCCGTCGTGTTCCTCGTCTGCGGCACCGGGGCGGCGCCCGCCGCGATCCGCGCGGCCGCCGTCGGCTTCCCGCCCGGCGTGCAGGTGGTCGCGGTGGTCTGCGACCCCGAGGTCGAGCCGGGCCTCCGCCGCCTCGGCGACCTGTCGGTCCTCACGATCGGCTACCTCGACGACCTGCGCGGCGCCCTGCAGCGGAGCGCGTCGTGA
- a CDS encoding AAA family ATPase codes for MTMTADEARAFQDEFARLVRNVEQVLLGKSHVVRLAFTAMVTGGHLLLEDVPGTGKTSLARAMAQTVDGTHSRVQFTPDVLPGDITGVSVYDQRTGEFEFHRGPVFASIVLADEINRASPKTQSALLEVMEEGRVTVDGTPYDVGHPFMVIATQNPVEQAGTYALPEAQLDRFLLRTSIGYPDHESMLRILQGASVSAHDVTLEPVATAAAVRALQERAGTVHVDPAVADYVVRLVDATRTAPEVRLGASVRGALALVRASRTWAAADGRHYVVPDDVKALAEPVLAHRLLLDPEAEFDGVTTTSVLSQILIETAPPRDGHAGAAANGAGAGAGAGAHAAGARPGG; via the coding sequence ATGACGATGACCGCCGACGAGGCCCGCGCCTTCCAGGACGAGTTCGCGCGGCTCGTGCGCAACGTCGAGCAGGTGCTGCTCGGGAAGTCCCACGTGGTGCGCCTCGCCTTCACGGCCATGGTCACGGGCGGGCACCTGCTGCTCGAGGACGTGCCCGGCACCGGCAAGACCTCGCTGGCGCGCGCCATGGCGCAGACGGTCGACGGCACGCACAGCCGCGTGCAGTTCACGCCCGACGTCCTCCCCGGCGACATCACGGGCGTGAGCGTCTACGACCAGCGCACGGGCGAGTTCGAGTTCCACCGCGGGCCGGTGTTCGCGAGCATCGTGCTGGCCGACGAGATCAACCGCGCGAGCCCGAAGACCCAGTCGGCGCTCCTCGAGGTGATGGAGGAGGGCCGCGTCACGGTCGACGGCACGCCGTACGACGTGGGGCACCCGTTCATGGTCATCGCCACCCAGAACCCCGTCGAGCAGGCCGGCACCTACGCGCTGCCCGAGGCGCAGCTCGACCGGTTCCTGCTGCGCACGTCCATCGGGTACCCCGACCACGAGTCGATGCTGCGGATCCTGCAGGGCGCCTCCGTGAGCGCCCACGACGTGACGCTCGAGCCCGTCGCGACGGCCGCGGCCGTGCGGGCGCTGCAGGAGCGCGCGGGGACCGTGCACGTGGATCCCGCGGTCGCCGACTACGTGGTGCGCCTCGTCGACGCGACCCGCACCGCGCCCGAGGTGCGGCTGGGCGCGAGCGTGCGCGGCGCCCTCGCGCTCGTGCGCGCGTCGCGCACGTGGGCCGCCGCCGACGGCCGGCACTACGTGGTGCCCGACGACGTGAAGGCGCTCGCCGAGCCCGTGCTCGCGCACCGCCTGCTGCTGGATCCCGAGGCCGAGTTCGACGGGGTGACGACCACGAGCGTGCTGTCGCAGATCCTGATCGAGACCGCGCCGCCGCGCGACGGGCACGCGGGGGCGGCGGCGAACGGCGCGGGCGCGGGCGCTGGCGCGGGCGCGCACGCCGCGGGCGCGCGGCCGGGCGGATGA
- a CDS encoding FtsK/SpoIIIE domain-containing protein, whose protein sequence is MDISPPPSPAPAPPPPFPVLGVAAPLVVSVAVWAVTRSPYALLFAALGPVVAVAGVADQRISGRRSARRVERESRAADARLHAEVRARVVAARVALRSRVPSAREILDGRANPALLWRADPGDGALPIALGTGDVPSGMVWQGDPDARVPDPDDRDGSGPLRRFLLRCTPRARAGGARARARSAVATPGAHDPARWADLVRWIPDAPVLVPAAGGLGLRGAPALVAPVLRGVVVQLVHALPPDDLRIASRPAGPEWDWLERLPHAAEGLREERPGADRLAAQGTVPGEPGAAAIRIAIGAREVVLAAAPRVESLPGACRTVLDVRTPGTARILAADAGPASSDVLASPPSADPPAPGLPPEGDGDGIPSPRLTRTGLVRPDLVSLTEVERLADELADLARRRGLAAARAPLPSRVPFAELPVGGGPDADRGAAPVRRPRTLAAVIGVGHAGPVAVDLVADGPHAVVAGTTGSGKSELLVTWMAALAAAHPPEEVTVLLVDFKGGAAFDPLLVLPHAVGLVTDLDGQGARRALESLRAEIRHRERVLRDAGARDIDDPAAAGALPRLVIVVDELAALLADQDGLHEVVADIAARGRSLGLHLVLCTQRPAGVVRDAVLANCDLRLSLRVNNEADSRALLGTVEAARLVDAPVGRCLVGAHGAPARPFQVAVTTSDDLARIAAARPSGAPVRRPWLDPLPASVPFADLAAVPPLVRHGSGAPHGGAPAVPFALVDLPAEQRRATAAWCPATDGHLLVVGGPGSGRSTCLRTIRASATAAGVEVLRVPADAEGCWDAVAAVVARIRAPRGPRDPLLVLADDLDVAVSRLEPEHQAALLEGLAAIVREGPHAGVALAVSGRRAGGPLQGVAAAAGPPVILGLPTRQEHVLAGGDGRLFDARATPGAGEWRGERIQVARPPERPPSPPRPTGTAGAPALVDPAPRAVLAADAVHALVTPSSVAAVARLREAGVDAVEVERIPPGRSPDQPLPGADAAAVGTRPRVLVGDPDSWLLRAPLLAELRRSGDVVLEGCTPRDARTLLRIRAVPPPLAPVPDRAWRISPDGDVRRCSWPPVASASPVATEAGPAPAHEPAPAPAHEPAPAPTPAHPAGISR, encoded by the coding sequence GTGGACATCTCCCCGCCCCCGTCGCCCGCGCCCGCGCCGCCGCCGCCGTTCCCCGTCCTCGGCGTCGCCGCGCCCCTCGTCGTCAGCGTCGCCGTCTGGGCCGTCACGCGCTCGCCGTACGCGCTGCTGTTCGCGGCGCTCGGGCCCGTCGTCGCCGTCGCGGGCGTCGCCGACCAGCGCATCTCCGGCCGGCGATCCGCCCGCCGGGTGGAGCGCGAGTCCCGCGCCGCGGACGCGCGGCTGCACGCCGAGGTGCGGGCGCGCGTCGTCGCCGCCCGCGTCGCCCTGCGGTCGCGGGTGCCGTCCGCGCGCGAGATCCTCGACGGCCGCGCCAACCCGGCGCTCCTCTGGCGGGCGGATCCCGGCGACGGCGCGCTCCCGATCGCGCTCGGCACGGGCGACGTGCCGAGCGGGATGGTCTGGCAGGGCGATCCGGACGCGCGGGTGCCGGATCCCGACGACCGGGATGGATCCGGTCCGCTCCGGCGCTTCCTGCTGCGGTGCACCCCGCGGGCTCGCGCCGGGGGCGCACGGGCGCGTGCCCGCTCCGCGGTGGCGACGCCGGGCGCGCACGACCCGGCGCGGTGGGCGGATCTCGTCCGCTGGATCCCCGACGCGCCCGTCCTCGTCCCCGCCGCCGGCGGCCTCGGTCTGCGCGGCGCCCCCGCCCTGGTCGCGCCCGTGCTCCGGGGCGTCGTCGTCCAGCTCGTGCACGCTCTGCCTCCGGACGACCTGCGGATCGCGTCCCGTCCGGCCGGGCCCGAGTGGGACTGGCTCGAGCGGCTCCCGCACGCGGCCGAGGGGCTCCGCGAGGAGCGTCCCGGCGCGGACCGCCTCGCCGCGCAGGGCACCGTGCCGGGCGAGCCGGGTGCCGCGGCGATCCGCATCGCGATCGGTGCGCGCGAGGTCGTGCTCGCGGCGGCGCCGCGGGTCGAGTCGCTCCCGGGCGCGTGCCGCACGGTGCTCGACGTCCGCACCCCCGGCACGGCGCGGATCCTCGCGGCCGACGCCGGCCCCGCCTCCTCGGACGTCCTCGCCTCGCCGCCCTCCGCGGATCCCCCGGCGCCCGGCCTCCCGCCCGAGGGCGACGGCGACGGGATCCCGTCCCCGCGCCTCACCCGCACCGGCCTCGTGCGACCCGACCTCGTGTCGCTCACGGAGGTGGAGCGCCTCGCCGACGAGCTCGCCGACCTCGCGCGGCGCCGTGGGCTCGCGGCGGCGCGGGCGCCCCTCCCGTCGCGCGTGCCGTTCGCGGAGCTGCCGGTCGGCGGCGGCCCCGACGCCGACCGGGGCGCGGCACCGGTCCGTCGTCCGCGCACCCTGGCGGCGGTCATCGGCGTCGGGCACGCCGGTCCCGTGGCCGTCGACCTCGTCGCGGACGGCCCGCACGCGGTCGTCGCGGGCACCACCGGCAGCGGCAAGAGCGAGCTCCTCGTCACGTGGATGGCGGCGCTCGCGGCGGCGCATCCGCCCGAGGAGGTCACCGTGCTCCTCGTCGACTTCAAGGGCGGCGCGGCCTTCGACCCGCTGCTCGTCCTGCCGCATGCCGTGGGCCTCGTCACCGACCTCGACGGCCAGGGCGCGCGCCGCGCGCTGGAGAGCCTGCGGGCGGAGATCCGGCATCGCGAGCGCGTGCTCCGGGACGCCGGCGCCCGCGACATCGACGACCCCGCCGCGGCGGGCGCCCTGCCGCGCCTCGTCATCGTCGTCGACGAGCTGGCCGCGCTCCTCGCCGACCAGGACGGCCTGCACGAGGTCGTCGCCGACATCGCCGCACGGGGTCGCTCGCTCGGCCTGCACCTGGTGCTCTGCACGCAGCGTCCCGCCGGCGTCGTGCGCGACGCGGTGCTCGCCAACTGCGACCTCCGCCTCTCGCTCCGCGTCAACAACGAGGCCGACAGCAGGGCGCTCCTCGGCACCGTCGAGGCGGCCCGCCTCGTCGACGCGCCCGTGGGCCGGTGCCTCGTCGGGGCGCACGGCGCGCCGGCGCGCCCGTTCCAGGTGGCGGTCACGACGTCGGACGACCTTGCCCGCATCGCCGCCGCCCGCCCGTCGGGCGCTCCCGTGCGGCGTCCGTGGCTGGATCCGCTGCCCGCGTCGGTCCCGTTCGCCGACCTCGCGGCGGTGCCGCCCCTCGTGCGGCACGGATCCGGGGCGCCCCACGGCGGTGCCCCTGCCGTGCCCTTCGCCCTCGTCGACCTGCCCGCGGAGCAGCGGCGGGCGACGGCCGCGTGGTGCCCGGCGACCGACGGCCACCTGCTCGTCGTCGGCGGCCCGGGATCCGGTCGCAGCACGTGCCTGCGCACCATCCGGGCGTCGGCCACCGCGGCCGGCGTCGAGGTGCTCCGCGTGCCCGCGGACGCCGAGGGCTGCTGGGATGCGGTCGCCGCCGTCGTCGCCCGCATCCGAGCCCCGCGCGGCCCGCGCGATCCGCTCCTCGTGCTGGCCGACGACCTCGACGTCGCCGTCTCCCGCCTGGAGCCCGAGCACCAGGCGGCTCTGCTCGAGGGGCTGGCCGCCATCGTGCGCGAGGGACCGCACGCGGGCGTGGCGCTCGCCGTCTCGGGTCGTCGGGCCGGCGGACCGCTCCAGGGGGTGGCAGCGGCCGCGGGACCGCCCGTGATCCTCGGCCTGCCGACCCGGCAGGAGCACGTGCTGGCAGGTGGCGATGGCCGCCTCTTCGACGCCCGCGCGACGCCCGGCGCGGGGGAGTGGCGCGGCGAGCGGATCCAGGTGGCCCGGCCGCCCGAGCGCCCGCCGTCGCCGCCGCGGCCCACGGGGACGGCCGGTGCTCCGGCGCTCGTGGATCCCGCACCCCGCGCGGTCCTCGCCGCCGACGCGGTCCACGCGCTCGTCACGCCGTCGTCCGTCGCCGCCGTCGCGCGCCTCCGCGAGGCCGGCGTCGACGCCGTCGAGGTCGAGCGGATCCCGCCGGGTCGGTCCCCGGATCAGCCGCTACCCGGTGCCGACGCGGCCGCTGTCGGGACGCGACCCCGGGTGCTGGTGGGCGACCCCGACTCCTGGCTGCTCCGCGCTCCGCTCCTCGCGGAACTCCGTCGCAGCGGCGACGTCGTCCTGGAGGGCTGCACCCCGCGGGACGCACGCACGCTGCTCCGCATCCGCGCGGTGCCACCGCCCCTCGCGCCGGTCCCCGACCGGGCCTGGCGGATCAGCCCCGACGGCGACGTGCGCCGCTGCTCGTGGCCGCCGGTCGCGTCCGCATCGCCGGTCGCGACGGAGGCGGGTCCGGCACCGGCGCACGAACCGGCACCGGCACCGGCGCACGAACCGGCACCGGCACCGACGCCCGCGCATCCCGCCGGGATCAGCCGATGA
- a CDS encoding transglutaminaseTgpA domain-containing protein: MSARGSGAGRRPAAGRDADRPRDPAVSRDPGRTLVPVVAIALLTGLAAAAFWPVYRDASFVRMAGITLVVGALVAVAGARYRWGSAVVAGAIVLVFLALGVPLAVPTAAVDGWRPTLAGLGELIEGASLGFVRLVTIALPVGDYQALLVPAFALVLLGSVIGVSVALRTRRPELAVIPSLVILVVAAALGPDRSQGPDAPDATGLLVPVALAWLAAALLWIARCRWRRRHRAVRRLGRQAGIPVESASDRRRSGTRAGISAVVVLAAALVAGVAATGAAPPDASRTGLRSTVEQPFDPREQVSPLSSFRTYWKTPTVDDTLLTVAGLPAGGRVRLAALDTYDGVVYGVGGARGSVDASRTGQASGTFARVPYRLDQTGVVGDDVTLDVVVDAYRGVWLPGAGRLERIAFAGDDGGRLADSFYYDDATATGAVIGGLAAGDAYRIEAVVASTPPLEALADERPGDAVAPRPTGVPDEVAARVEASTAAPDGGTAGGADAGAGTSASPGAQLVAAISALRADGYVSHGVGDAPFSRSGHSAERIADLLTTRPMLGDAEQYAVAAALLADDIGFPVRVVMGFAPGEAAVREALGGPVRIQGSDVTAWIEVDTASSGWVAVDPNPPVRDVPDALPDEPTEVARPQTVLPPPVEEQAEPEDRTPPDASRDDRPEVDPALQAVLAAVRVAGWSLLGLGLAASPFLAVVGAKVARRRRRRRAAVARDRVGGAWDEFRDGALDRGLVPPVAATRREVARLVGVGGARGLAHVADESAFAPGDVPDPLADAAWRRVDELATRMDAGRTRRQRLRALVSLASLRRVRGADGRAGRRPPRR, translated from the coding sequence GTGAGCGCGCGGGGATCCGGGGCCGGCCGCCGCCCGGCCGCCGGACGCGACGCCGACCGCCCCCGCGACCCCGCCGTGTCCCGCGATCCCGGCCGCACGCTGGTCCCCGTCGTCGCGATCGCGCTCCTCACCGGCCTCGCCGCGGCCGCCTTCTGGCCCGTCTACCGCGACGCGTCGTTCGTCCGCATGGCGGGGATCACGCTGGTCGTCGGTGCGCTCGTCGCGGTCGCGGGCGCGCGGTACCGCTGGGGGAGCGCGGTGGTGGCGGGCGCGATCGTCCTCGTCTTCCTGGCGCTCGGCGTGCCGCTCGCGGTGCCCACCGCCGCGGTCGACGGCTGGCGGCCGACGCTCGCGGGCCTCGGCGAGCTGATCGAGGGCGCGTCCCTGGGATTCGTGCGGCTCGTGACCATCGCGCTCCCGGTCGGCGACTACCAGGCGCTCCTCGTGCCGGCGTTCGCGCTCGTGCTGCTGGGATCCGTGATCGGCGTCTCCGTGGCGCTCCGCACCCGGCGTCCCGAGCTCGCGGTCATCCCCTCCCTCGTGATCCTCGTCGTCGCCGCCGCCCTCGGCCCCGACCGCAGCCAGGGCCCGGACGCGCCCGACGCCACGGGGCTCCTCGTCCCGGTCGCGCTGGCCTGGCTCGCGGCCGCGCTGCTGTGGATCGCGCGCTGCCGCTGGCGCCGCCGCCACCGCGCGGTGCGCCGCCTCGGCCGGCAGGCGGGGATCCCCGTGGAGTCCGCGTCCGACCGGCGCCGCTCGGGCACGCGCGCCGGGATCTCCGCGGTCGTCGTGCTCGCCGCCGCCCTGGTCGCCGGCGTCGCCGCCACGGGCGCGGCTCCTCCCGACGCGTCCCGCACCGGCCTCCGCTCCACCGTGGAGCAGCCATTCGACCCGCGCGAGCAGGTCAGCCCGCTCTCCTCCTTCCGCACCTACTGGAAGACGCCGACCGTCGACGACACGCTGCTCACCGTCGCCGGCCTGCCGGCGGGCGGCCGCGTGCGCCTCGCCGCCCTGGACACCTACGACGGCGTCGTCTACGGCGTGGGCGGCGCGCGCGGCAGCGTCGACGCGTCGCGCACGGGCCAGGCGTCCGGCACCTTCGCGCGCGTGCCCTACCGGCTGGACCAGACGGGCGTCGTCGGCGACGACGTGACCCTCGACGTCGTCGTCGACGCCTACCGCGGCGTGTGGCTGCCGGGCGCCGGCCGCCTCGAGCGCATCGCCTTCGCGGGCGACGACGGCGGGCGCCTCGCCGACTCCTTCTACTACGACGACGCGACCGCCACCGGCGCCGTGATCGGCGGCCTGGCCGCGGGAGACGCGTACCGGATCGAGGCCGTCGTCGCGTCCACCCCGCCGCTCGAGGCGCTCGCCGACGAGCGCCCGGGCGATGCCGTGGCCCCGCGTCCCACGGGCGTGCCCGACGAGGTGGCCGCGCGCGTGGAGGCGTCCACCGCCGCCCCCGACGGCGGGACCGCGGGTGGCGCGGACGCGGGCGCCGGCACCTCCGCGTCGCCCGGCGCGCAGCTCGTGGCTGCGATCTCCGCCCTCCGCGCCGACGGCTACGTCAGCCACGGCGTCGGCGACGCGCCCTTCAGCAGGTCGGGCCACTCCGCCGAGCGGATCGCCGACCTCCTCACGACCCGCCCCATGCTCGGCGACGCGGAGCAGTACGCGGTCGCGGCCGCCCTCCTGGCCGACGACATCGGCTTCCCCGTCCGCGTCGTCATGGGATTCGCTCCCGGCGAGGCGGCCGTGCGGGAGGCGCTCGGCGGGCCGGTCCGGATCCAGGGATCCGACGTCACCGCCTGGATCGAGGTCGACACGGCGTCGTCCGGCTGGGTCGCGGTGGATCCGAACCCGCCCGTCCGCGACGTGCCCGACGCCCTGCCCGACGAGCCGACCGAGGTCGCGCGCCCGCAGACCGTGCTGCCGCCGCCCGTCGAGGAGCAGGCCGAGCCCGAGGACCGCACGCCGCCGGACGCCAGCCGCGACGACCGGCCCGAGGTGGATCCCGCGCTCCAGGCCGTGCTCGCCGCCGTGCGCGTCGCCGGCTGGTCGCTCCTCGGGCTCGGGCTCGCGGCGTCGCCGTTCCTCGCGGTGGTGGGCGCGAAGGTCGCGCGCCGGCGTCGGCGGCGCCGGGCGGCGGTGGCCCGCGACCGGGTCGGCGGCGCCTGGGACGAGTTCCGCGACGGCGCGCTCGACCGCGGCCTCGTGCCGCCCGTCGCGGCCACGCGGCGCGAGGTGGCGCGGCTCGTGGGAGTGGGCGGTGCGCGCGGGCTCGCGCACGTGGCCGACGAGTCGGCGTTCGCGCCGGGCGACGTGCCCGATCCGCTCGCCGACGCCGCCTGGCGCCGCGTCGACGAGCTCGCGACGCGCATGGACGCGGGGCGGACCCGGCGGCAGCGGCTCCGGGCGCTGGTGTCGCTCGCGTCGCTGCGGCGGGTGCGCGGTGCCGACGGGCGGGCCGGGCGGCGTCCACCGCGTCGCTGA